From Manihot esculenta cultivar AM560-2 chromosome 18, M.esculenta_v8, whole genome shotgun sequence:
attataattttactaaataataataattaaaaagatttcATCTTCAAGAAAAGAAGGTTTTTTAAATATGAGTACatagttttttaataaaaaaatgtaaatacaAAATCTAAATTTGAATCCATTAAGTAAATAATATATCTTTAATTTATCGACAGGGGAAATATCtaattcaattatataaaatttggattaaatatatataaagtaaATTGTATGAGTTAATGTACATATATTTATTGCTCCTAGTATCTGAAACCCatttataaaaatgttaaattaaatatataatcgtttaataaaatctaaataagaAAACtatgaaattgattttttttttttttttaaatttcaattgcatgaagaatttaataaatttgatctaaaattttgaataaaaaaactaaGTTGAGTTCAAATTCACCTTTTTAatcaatttgaataaaaaaattacaagtggattaaataatatatatatattattttcttattttagtttgacccgttaatttattttttaatagtttcATTGATTTACCTTTTCAGTTTCCAATGTGTCTTCTTCAGTGGGCATCAATACACAGTAATTCTTATTCTatatataaacttttttttcaaattgCAAAGCACACTATCACTATGGAAGGCCTCAGACCAATTCGAGTATCGAAGGAAGACAGTGAGGATGGCCAACCCTTGAGCCCAATGGCTCGCATGTTTCATCAGCCTCACTCCAATGTCTACATCATCATCATTCTAGGGTTTAAGACCTCCATCAACCCCCTTGCTTTTAAAGCTACCTTGCGCCATTCTTTACTTAAACATCCTCGTTTCTCCAGTTTGCAGGTaattaatgtataatttttcaaaactgGGAAATGCATGCTGACTAAGAAACTTATGTGCAGGTTGTGGACGAGGAAAATGGTGGGGAAATGAGATGGGTCAGAACAGAAGTAAACTTAGATAACCATGTAAGAGTTCCAAAACTTGATCCATGCATGGAGTCTCCTGATAAGTTTGTGGAAGATTACGCTTCCAATCTCAGTACAACTACAATTAGTAAGTCCATGCCTTTGTGGGATGTTCATCTGCTCAACGTTCAAACCTCTGAAGCTCAATCAACTTGCATCATTCGTGTCCACCATTCCCTTGGCGATGGCATCTCTCTCATGTCTCTTTTACTCTCTTGCACTCGCAAAGCATCTGATGCTGAGGCACTTCCATCCATCCCAACTATTAAGAGAGGCAACCCTAGTAATAACTCTGGAGGGTTTTGGCAATTTCTGCTCAAGCTATGGTGTTTGGCGTTGCTGTATTGGAATACTATTGTCGATATAGTGATGTCTCTGGGGACAATTTTCTTCTTGGAGGATACTAAAACTCCTCTGAAAGCTACATTGCCATTGGGAACTCCTCGTAAAAGATTTGTGCATAAAACAATCAGCTTGGATGATGTGAAGCTTGTGAAGAATGCCATGGGCACAGTAAGTAACAAAACTTTACCCACTTTGGCAACATAACATACTCATTATTTGCACATCTTTGTTTTTATAGACAATTAATGATGTGATGGTAGCAATAACACAAGCGGGTTTATCTTCCTATCTCAACAGGAAGTTTGGTAAGTATCTATGAATACGCAATAAATTCTATTTAGACTATGGTTTAggtaagttttttaaattttgttctgattatgttaaatttggatcaggtctaactcaccccaaaagctagcttaaGAGGAGAAGTACCTATGACCCATATAAAAGACACATTATCCCTTTCCATAACCGatatgggattcaacacaccccctcacgtCCAGAATTTTTACTCGTGCGTGACACATTTATGGGGGCCCAatatcggatggggaggctctgataccatgttaaatttgggtcaggcctaattcaccccaaaagctagctcaagggggaggagtgcctatagtTTATAACCTTAAATTTAAAAGAGTTTCGTATGAGTTTATTATACCATACATTGAATATTTTTCCTTGGCATTAGGAGTTATTATTACCTTCAAGCACACTCATTAAGCTCTAATATGGCAGGTGATAATAAGAAAGACAATCAAGGAGCAGAAGGGAATGCTAGCAATAATCTTCccaacaacattcgccttagaGGAGCTCTTTTCGTCAACCTAAGATCATCTGCAGGAATCCAAGTGAGTGTTGTTACTGTAACACCatgcttttaatttttatagaatattaattattaagtgATACCTATATTAAAATTCTATAATATAAATTGGAAAAAAATAGGCTTTTGATGACATGACGAGAAGAGACAGTAAAGGCAGATGGGGTAACCATATTGGATTTGTTCTGTTCCCCTTCACCATGGCAATACGAGATGATCTATTAGATCATGTACGTGAAGCTAAGATCACTGGAGACAGAAAGAAAGCTACTTTTGAAGCTAAATTCAATTATTGCATGGCCAGGTTTTTCCCCAAATGGTTCACCAAGCTGGTATGCTTCTCACTTATATATATCAAAacctatatatttatattaatagttAACCAAATGactgatttatttttatgaattatgGGCAGATGTCGAGCTTTGCAAGTCGAACTACACTGTGCTTTTCCAATATACCTGGTCCAGCAGAAGAAATATCATACTTTGGCCATCCTGTGAGCTTCATAGCACTCGGTGTTTATGGCCAACCTTATGTAAGTACCATTATCTTCttctttaaatatatttaattttgaaaattcttTCAATTCACAAGAAATTATTTAGGTATTCATTAATCAAGCTTATGATAGATTAAATCTCAAAAACCCATGTTACAGGCATTGGTGATTCATGTAGTGAGTTacgagaagaagatgaagattaTCTTATCAGCAGATGAAAATGTAATTTCTGATCCGCATCAACTCTGTGATGATCTTCAAAATTCTCTTGAGCTCATGAAGAATGCTGTGATAGCTAGAAAAAGGGCAGATCCACAGTTATATAAACACCACTAGTATGTGTTGTATATCGTAATAAATACACCAATATGGTTATTGGTTATATAAACGTTTTATAGCCAAATAAACATTGTAATGATAttcgaaaaaataaaaaggaatctcttttttttttaaatattattaatccagaagtcaaaaaaattaataaataagacTATGAAGATCAATATAATAAGTAGTTTCTTCTTTCATTCCCTTTCCAGAAGTTGGTTGGTGCTCCATGTGTAATCTTTTGACGGGCTGCATAGTGCTCTGGGTTGATTACTTTTCTAGGTTGATGACTTCCAGTTCAGCTCTGAATTCGTCGTTTTGATTGCAAACCATTGGAAGATTGTGCTTAATTGGAAAGGCTTTGAAATTCACCAACTCTTGTTGTGCGCTTCTTCTCCTTACTGGACTTGTTACTAAACACAAATGACCTTATAGTGTTTTCGAGTGCCCAGCCGACAACATTGCTATCGTCAAAAGAGTACAACACCAAATTGACTACTCCTCAAGGGATGCTAAGACGACAccttaattttaattactagaaatctaaaataaatagaaaaagtgtattttattttctctaaaattcATCTTTAATTCTGATGTATTTGTTTTCCAAAAGAGATCAACCGATTAGTTGTTGATTTTGATAGGAAAGTTTTCTTCAATTTATGTgtcttattaattatttttaaataaatttttatcttaatttataCTCATAACCTAACTTATAGTAAAATGCATGTATCGATCAAATAAtcagagtttgaaatagactcTATTTTCTCATATATTAAGTTATATCCAcgtcttttttaaattaaacataatttttacTCTCTCCTATCATTACTCAAtctattaaaatcaaaatatcaaaaataaaattgctCAAATGATATTTTGCTTTAATCCAAGGCAATAAATTTTGCTCATAAAAATCTGGTGAACATGGTGAAGTACATGTTTGGAATAtgcaaaaaaaatacaaaaataaaaataaaaatacaaaaataaaaattcaggaTTAAAacactaatttttattatttattatttgacaACTATTATTTTATTGGATATTAAAAAGCTACTCTTCTTAACGTTTAGCTGTTCACCatcactaattattttttttatatttatatctttttattttttataaatttatatatttattcatatattttattgttattttatatttaacaattaatttaatatttattttgtaccgaattcttctattttaaatattatataaacaaCTAGCAAATAATTAGTAAAACAGCTAATCAAATCACTGATATACTGAACATATAGATAGTTCACTCAAacttttatatgtatttttaaaaatatttttgtattatattttttttatttttcattattataaataaaatttaattcgtATATATTTACTGTAGACCTTTTCATGGTTatttttaaacttattttaaaattatttttttaattattactcACGATATTTTTTTGGGtatatttatttagaaattatttttataaaaaaaaatgaatgattTGGTCGGTACACTTTTTAAATTTGTTGCTAACATTGTTACTAATATTTGATGTCAAGATTAACCATGcaaatatattagttaataatatttttatcaatattttttttttatattttagtttttcaattaccctttaaatattagtaaaataccaattaaaaacatttatcatcagtaatttttttaaatagtggTTTAATAAGTTAAATCATGAAATATTCATATTTCCATATCCAATATTTAATGGAAgtaataaatttgataaataatttttaatagcaGCAAATACaatcttatagtataaaaaacaATACATTTTGATCCAGTAAAGGCATTTATGCCACTAGGGTTCCATCCTTAAGGATTAATATGCTGATAGTAATacagttttcataaaatattttaatatattttttaaaataaaaaatctattaatgaatttttgaactatttaataatttttgtttaatatttacttattttttttatttttagccgTCTCATAACAAAAATATCATATcaaaatttaagttattttattaataaaataaaaaataaatcatatgttataattttaaaaaatataattaaggttattttaaatatttaatcaataattaaaaataaattcaattaattagaCTTAAATCTAGTGATAATTTTTGTtcacataaataaaattaaaaataattcatttcaaatttaaaataaaaacttattcaATTTTCAGCATATTTCGAAGATAGatgtaatataatttattcataacTTATTGGATTATCCTGGTTTAATGCTCGATTTTAACCCTGTATTTATtggtaattttcaatttaacttaattttttttttataaactaacTTGAAAGTTTGAATCTAAACTCAACCTAACCGAACAATGaagaaaattatgaaatttaacactttaatttttggataattaagaaatttaaaaaaaatctaaaaattaaaaaattaagcttttattttgagttaaataaaaaaaatatttcacacataaattttattctttgaCAAAATTgaacttaaattaaaaattttgattaacttaaagaaaaaaaaattaagaatagattaaatatcattattttaatttgactgACTCATCCAAAAATTTATTGTATTATTTTAGTTTCACCTTGAAAAGAAGTGAATTCACCTGCTTTCCTTATGCTCGCTTAAATTGTGTATCTCCTCATATAAAATTCTAATACTATCTGTTTGATACATCACGATGAGATGATACAGAAGCGTCCAATAATTTCTAGCCTTTGCCAATTAAATCTTATCCTATTAGTAGAACTGCTACTCTTCTTGAGTTATTTAGTTATTATGCTAGGTAAAAAGGGAGagcttaataaatttaatataaatggtTAGCTCGCTAGCCTTTCCTTTCCTCTTTCAACCGTTACGAGGAAATATTCCGTATCCCCTTACGTCTTTGCACGGCTTTCGACCCAGAAGAGTTTCCTCGTTGCATCTTTCTACACAGCCTTACCTTATCTTTATCGCCCGTCGAGCGTCACGGTCCCAAAATCTTCAGCTGGAAAATAGAA
This genomic window contains:
- the LOC122722470 gene encoding wax ester synthase/diacylglycerol acyltransferase 11-like, translating into MEGLRPIRVSKEDSEDGQPLSPMARMFHQPHSNVYIIIILGFKTSINPLAFKATLRHSLLKHPRFSSLQVVDEENGGEMRWVRTEVNLDNHVRVPKLDPCMESPDKFVEDYASNLSTTTISKSMPLWDVHLLNVQTSEAQSTCIIRVHHSLGDGISLMSLLLSCTRKASDAEALPSIPTIKRGNPSNNSGGFWQFLLKLWCLALLYWNTIVDIVMSLGTIFFLEDTKTPLKATLPLGTPRKRFVHKTISLDDVKLVKNAMGTTINDVMVAITQAGLSSYLNRKFGDNKKDNQGAEGNASNNLPNNIRLRGALFVNLRSSAGIQAFDDMTRRDSKGRWGNHIGFVLFPFTMAIRDDLLDHVREAKITGDRKKATFEAKFNYCMARFFPKWFTKLMSSFASRTTLCFSNIPGPAEEISYFGHPVSFIALGVYGQPYALVIHVVSYEKKMKIILSADENVISDPHQLCDDLQNSLELMKNAVIARKRADPQLYKHH